The following are from one region of the Capsicum annuum cultivar UCD-10X-F1 chromosome 1, UCD10Xv1.1, whole genome shotgun sequence genome:
- the LOC124888604 gene encoding VQ motif-containing protein 25-like — protein MKQLSTSITTSPSCSKHNMHRDSHTISKLKPKIRIIHIIAPEIIKTDVENFRDLVQRLTGKNAAQVKGKRVKKERKKIDIESSPQQDDQYIMMNMLQDTTTTNYRMKEEESSTSEGIYGSVENSSNGFLSGFGSMEGFIQDLGEYPLFPNFKSTQINMFGEMPLC, from the coding sequence ATGAAGCAATTAAGCACAAGTATAACCACTAGCCCAAGTTGTTCTAAGCACAATATGCATAGAGATTCACATACAATATCCAAATTGAAGCCGAAAATACGAATAATTCATATAATAGCACCAGAGATCATCAAAACAGACGTAGAGAATTTTCGCGATCTTGTACAAAGGCTGACGGGGAAGAATGCTGCACAAGTCAAAGGGAAAAGGGTGAAAAAAGAGAGGAAGAAGATAGACATAGAATCATCACCACAACAAGATGATCAATACATTATGATGAACATGTTGCAAGATACTACTACTACAAATTATAGGATGAAAGAGGAAGAAAGTAGTACTAGTGAAGGTATATATGGAAGTgttgaaaattcatcaaatggatttTTGAGTGGTTTTGGATCAATGGAGGGATTTATTCAAGACTTAGGTGAATATCCTCTATTTCCTAATTTCAAGTCTACTCAAATTAATATGTTTGGTGAGATGCCCCTTTGCTag